The Obesumbacterium proteus DNA window CAAGGGGTGGTTGGCTAGAAAGGTGCGAGGAGAACGAGAAGAAAACGTTTGCCTAGATTGAGAGAGCAAATATGATTGTTCGATTCAGCTCTCAGTTTTATTTCAATGGTATTATTAAGGTACTACGCAATGAAAGGGTTGTTAGTCCATTCGTGTGCAAGGAAATCAAATGCAAACAGTTAATAATAACAATACTAAACTATCCGTGATGATGTTCGTGGAGTGGTTTATTTGGGGCGCATGGTTTGTGCCGCTCTGGCAGTATCTGAATAAACTCGGTTTTTCTCCTTCAGAGATAGCATGGTCATATAGCAGCACGGCGATTGCGGCAATACTGTCTCCGGTACTCGTGGGGGTTATTGCCGACCGCTATTTTGCGGCACAAAAGGTACTGGGGTGGCTGCATTTGGTGGGCGGCACGCTCATGCTGCTTTTGGCATGGCAGACGCAGTTCTCAACATTTTTTCCTCTGCTGGTGGTTTATGCTTTGACGTATATGCCAACCGTAGCGCTGACTAACAGTATCGCCTTTGCCAATATTCGTGATACTGAAAAAGACTTTCCCCGAATCCGCGTATTAGGCACCTTAGGTTGGATTGCTTCCGGCTTGGTCGTTGGTTTTATGCTGCCGCCATTGCTGGGGATGGATAACGTTTCGGATACCAATATGCCGCTGATTGTCACGGCGCTGGCTTCTGTATTGTTAGGCCTGTACAGCTTTATGCTGCCAAACACGCCGCCGAAAGTGGGTCAACGTACCGATATTAAAGATTTGCTCGGACTGAATGCGCTGAGCCTGTTGCGTGACCGATCTTTTGCGATTTTTGCGCTGTGCTCGTTTCTCTTCTGTATGCCTCTGGCTTTCTACTATCAATTTGCCAACGGTTACCTCACGCAGGTGGGCTTAGAAAATGCCACCGGCTGGATGACGCTTGGGCAGGTGTCCGAGATCTTCGCCATGCTGGCGTTGCCGTTCTTGTTAAAGCGTTATGGCATCAAAAAAGTTCTACTGCTGGGCTTCGTCACCGCGGGCATTCGCTATGTGCTGTTTATCTATGGCGGTACGGCGGATGTGCTGATGTATAGCATGCTGTTTATCGGTATTTTGCTACACGGCGTTAGCTACGACTTCTACTTTGTGACCGGCTATATCTACGTTGATAAAAAAGCGCCTGCGCATATGCGAACAGCGGCGCAGGGTTTGATCACGCTTATTTGCCAAGGTTTCGGCAGCTTTATCGGCAACTGGCTGGGAGGCCGCGCAATGACAGCCTTCCAATTACCTGAAGCTCACAACGGTATGACCTTTGACTGGTTTACCGTGTGGGGCGTTGGTGCGGCGATGGTCTTTGCCGTGATGCTGCTCTTCATTCTCTTTTTCCGCGAAAAAAACCGTGAAATCACGCAGGTTGCTATCGGAAATTAATACCGTTTTTATTTAATCTTGCGGCGACTTGGCTGTTTCCTAACGCGGTCGCCGATGAAATATTGAGGTTGTTTGCTATGAACTTACATGTATCTTCACAGGCAGAAGTGACTCTCCAACAGCGTATTCTTGGTGCGCTTTATGGCCAAATGTTGGGCGATTCACTTGGGATGCCTTCTGAGCTTTGGCCACGCTCACGCGTGCGTAGCCATTTTGGCTGGATTGACCGCTTCTTAGATGGCCCTCAGGAAAACAACGCTGCATGTTATTTCACCGCTGGACAATTCACCGATGATACCTCGATGGCACTGGCATTAGCTGACGCGCTGGTAGAGGCTAACGGAAAAGTGGTCCCTGAGCTGATTGCGAGAAACGTTATTCGTTGGGTCGATAGTTTCGATGCGTTTAATAAGAATATTTTAGGCCCAAGTTCAAAAGTGGCGCTGCGTGAACAGAAAGAAGGCAAGCCAATTAGCAGTTTAGAAAACAACGGTGTGACTAACGGCGCGGCGATGCGCGTTTCTCCTTTGGGATGCGTGCTTCCTTCGGCTCCGTTGCGTACTTTTGTTGATCAAGTATGGGAAGCCTCGAGTCCAACGCATAAATCGGATATTGCGGTAGCCGGTGCCGTGGTGATTGCATGGGCAGTCTCTAAAGCTGTTGAAGGCGCTTCGTGGGATGAAATCAAAATGGCGCTGCCTGCCGTGGCCACCTATGCGCAAGAGTTTCGACCATCAACGTTCAGCGCATCCTTGGCAGCGCGCATTGAACTGGCGCTTTCGGTGGTTTCTGGTTCTGATGGCATTGAAGACGCCAGCGAGCGCGTTTATCAATTAGTGGGGGCGGGGGTGAGTACCATCGAATCTGTTCCTGCGGCGATTGCGATGGTTGATTTGGCTCAGGGATGTCCTAACCAGTGTGCGGTGCTGTGTGCCAATCTTGGCGGTGACACTGATACCATTGGTGCTATGGCAACGGCTATTTGCGGCGCATTGAAAGGGGTTAACGCCATTAAACCTGAATGGCTGTCAACGCTGCAACAAACTAACCCTATCGATATGACGCGTTATAGCATCGCGTTCGAAAAATTCCGTGCTCAATGGCAGGACGCAAAATAATGAAACCGTGGCTGAACCAATTTTTGTATCAACGAAAGCAGGCGCAGCCCGTCATGGTGCTCGGCGCCTCGGTCATGGACGTGGTGGCGGATACCGATCGTATACCAGAAAAGGGCGGCGATCAGCCCGCCTTTGAACGCGGTGTTCATCTGGGCGGATGTGCGTTAAACATTGCGCTGGCGCTGCATCGTTTGGGCGTTAGCTGTGTACCCATGCTGCCAATTGGCGAAGGAATGTGGGCGGATCGGCTGCGGGCGGCCATGGCGAGCAAAGGCATTCATAGCCAGCTTAACGTCACCGGAGGCGACAATGGTTGGTGTTTGGCGTTGGTTGAACCCGATGGTGAGCGAACCTTTATCTCATTTGACGGTATTGAAAACCAGTGGCAGGCACAGTGGTTAGCACCGCTGACACCAACGTCGGGCTTTGTGTCCATTTCCGGCTATCAGCTTAGCGTTCCGCGTGGTGACGTTTTACTGAATTGGGTTAATGGTTTGCCGAAGGATGTGAAGGTGGTGGTAGATTTTGGCCCAAGGCTGGATCGCATTTCACCTCAGATAGTTCAGCAGCTATTGCGCCCCGGCGTTATTCTCACGTTAAATGAGCGTGAAGCCCAGATCCTTGGTATGCAAAAAGATGGCGTTGAGGCGTTTTGTCAGCAGCTTCATCAGCAAACCAAAGAGTTGGTGGTGGTCAGAATGGGAGATGCTGGCTGCTATTATCATCAAGCGGATGATGAAAAAGGCTGGGTTGATGCTTGCCTCGTCAACGTGGTTGATACGATTGGCGCCGGTGATAGTCATTGTGCTGGACTGCTGGCAGGATTGGCCTGTGGATTATCAGCCAAGGATGCATTGACGTTAGCCAACCATATTGCTGCCTATGTGGTGTCTTTCCGCGGCGGTGATTGTGCACCGACCACGGAAGAGTTAGCCGAGTTTTTCTAACCTCACGCGTTATTCAATCACTAAACGTGCTCGCTTGCCGGTCATGCTCAACATGCCGACAAGTGAGTCGATAGTAAACTTCTCGATTTTTTGATTCACCACGTCGGAAACTCTCGGGCGGGAAATATTCAATATTTCCGCGGCAGCGCTTTGTTTAAGGTTGTTAGACGCAATCCACTGGGTAATTTCAACCATCAGGGTGATCTTCATCTCTAACTCCGCGTTAATCTGGGTGAGAGATTCTGCATGTAATTGCTGGGCTTGGCTGTCAGAAAAACCAAGGTCTGCAAAAATATTGCCATCCGCTTCAGTAATATGGCGAGACTGAGTATCAATGTGGTTGTTCATGTTGTGATTACTCATGTTTAAGACTCCTTTCTTTGGTGATTTCTTTATACCGCAACATGACGATTTCATTGTCTATGCGCGAGGTCTTTTGCGTTTTCTTCGTGAAGCAATGCAGCACATAGACAGATTCGGCAAATGTTGCGACATACATGATTCGGTATTGGTTATTGTCGTTATCTATTCGAATTTCAACGACACCGGAACCTAGATCGTTTCTCGGCTTCCAATGCCGAGGCTCAAGGCCATATTGCACACGGTGAAGTTCAAACCCTGCCGTTTTTTTACTTCATCGCAGAAGGAGAGTAATGCCTTCTTAGATGTTCCCCTCCAGTCGATAGGTTTAACGCTAGGTGTTAGTTTTAAACCAGAAACTGTTATGGCAATGAAAGTCCTTTTTTGATCACACATGGTGTCGTTCCTTTGTGTATAAAATTTTATACATTTATGTATGCTTTGCAAGCAGTATTTTCAGTTGCGTATCAACATCGCTCGGCATGTCGTCGCCGAAAAAGAGTAATCCTGAGCAAATTGAATTGCTTGAGGAAATTTGATTGATGATGAAAGCCTGCGAAGCTGCACACAGTGCGATAAAGATCGAAAGGGAATTGCTAGATGAATATGCGAAGGAATTCGCAAAGAAGGAAACAAAAAAGCGCCACTCACTTGGTTGAGTTGCGCTCTGATGATGGGGCGTTAGAACTCAATCTTCGGTTGAGTACTCATACATATCACCACGGCAGTAGTTGATGCTGTACTCCAACGGTCGCAGTTCGTGATCGAGCAAGGTTTGGCGAATGACCAACATTGCCGAAGGTTCTTTGATCAGTAGCTTTTCGCGTAGTTCGTTATTCGCTAAGCAGGCGCTAATTTGGCTATAAAGCTTACCAAATTGGATCTGGCGGCTGCGCAGGTAGTCGTACAGTGAATTGCCGATTTGCTCTACGTCATCAATGGCGTTTTCAACCACGTATGAAATAGCGACGGAAACGGGGCTGTGATCCACGGTACGAATACGTTCTAGGCGGAAAACCGAACTGTTTTGTGGAATATTCAGTTTTTCGGCAACGTTGAGTGATGCTGTTACACGTTCACGCTTAATCCACACTGAACCGGGCGTCCGGCCTTGTAGATTGACCTCACCCGAAAACCCTTTAATGGTAGCGAGTGAGTAAGCCAGTGGCGACGCTGGGGTGTTTTTCACCATAGTTCCAAAACCACGGCCTCGACCGATAATATCGTCTTGTTCAAGGCATGCCAGCGCTTTACGCACCGTAATTCTGGAAATTTTTAATGCGTCAGTGAAAGCACGCTCGCTGGGTAGAAAATCGCCGGGTTTGACGATCCCTTGATCAATGGCTTCGCGGAGAGATTCATTAAATCGAAGATAGATTGGCATTGAGCCAGTTTGGGCAATATCTTGCTGTAATTTATTTAATAACTGCAGGCTATTTTCTGCGCTCATAGCATTGAACGTCCGGATTATTTGTATTGATTAAGACGGATGAGATCCTCAGTGTAGACCGTGATTTCAGATTGCAGAAGGAAAAATACGTGATTTCGTGGCAGGGGTTTATATCGAAGCACAAAATACAACAGGCTGAATGAAAACTGCCCGCAATGGCGGGCAGCTTGAAGCGGAAATGCTAATTATTTCAGCTTATCAACGAGAGTAATGGCTTCACCAATATAATTGGCTGGTGTCATGGCTTTCAGGCGCGTTTTCTCATCGTCTGGCAGAGCCAGTCCATCGATAAATGCCTGCATGCCCGCCGCGTCAACACGTTTACCGCGAGTTAACTCTTTCAGTTTTTCATACGGCTTTTCGATGCCGTAACGGCGCATCACGGTCTGAATTGGCTCGGCCAACACTTCCCAGTTGTGATCCAGCTCATCCAGAAGATGATCGCGATTCACTTCCAGCTTGCTAATCCCTTTCAGGGTGGACTGATAAGCGATTAATGCATAGCCAAGTCCAACGCCTAAGTTGCGCAGTACGGTGGAATCCGTAAGATCGCGCTGCCAGCGTGAAACCGGCAACTTAGCGGCCAAATGCCCCAGAACCGCATTCGATAGACCCAGATTACCTTCAGAGTTCTCGAAGTCGATTGGGTTGACTTTGTGCGGCATCGTTGACGAGCCTATTTCACCCGCGATGGTTTTCTGTTTGAAATGGCTAAGAGCGATATAGCCCCAAATGTCGCGGTCAAAGTCGAGCAAAATGGTGTTGAAGCGTGCGACGCAGTCAAACAGTTCTGCAATATAGTCATGCGGTTCAATTTGCGTGGTGTATGGGTTCCATTGGATCCCCAGAGACGTGACGAACTCTTCGCTGAACTGATGCCAATCGACTTCAGGGTATGCCACTACGTGGGCATTATAGTTACCCACCGCGCCGTTGATTTTGCCTAGGATATCGACATTACCCAACTGGCGGAATTGGCGTTCCATGCGGTAAGCCACGTTGGCAAATTCTTTACCGACGGTAGAAGGTGTTGCTGGCTGACCGTGGGTGCGAGAGAGCAGGGGAATATCGCGATATTCCTGAGACAGGCCAGCAATCGCGTCGATGATTTTGCGCCACTGCGGCTTAATCACTTCTTCACGCGCGGTGTTCAGCATCAATGCGTGAGACAGGTTGTTAATGTCTTCAGAGGTACAGGCAAAGTGGATGAACTCAGATACCGCTTGTAGCGCAGGAACTTCGGCGACTTTTTCTTTCAGGAAGTATTCTACGGCTTTAACGTCATGATTGGTGGTGCGCTCGATGGTTTTGATGCGCTGAGCGTCTTCTTCGCTGAATTCGGCGACAATTTTGTCAAGGAAAGCGTTTGCGTCGGCGTCAAAAGGCGGAACTTCGCGGATTTCTGCACAGGCTGCTAATTTCTGCAACCAACGTACTTCTACCTGCACACGGAACTTCAGCAGACCATATTCACTGAAAATCGGACGCAGCGCGGTGACTTTATCGCCATAGCGGCCGTCAATCGGTGACACAGCGGTCAGAGAGGATAATTCCATCGGTAGCAACTCCTGAGGGATTGAGGTGGATATTGAAAAACGTAATCAATCGGTACATCTTCCAGCGAGTCATCGCTGGGCGAACTGTATTAAACCTACAAAACCTTGTCTTTAGAACTGACAAAGCCTTGGATTAACAATGCGTGAGTAAATTTTGTGCCATCTGGAATAAACGGTTGCGCGAGAACATCAGCTGCAAGCGACCACCGCCAACCTGTTGCCACAAGATCCCAGAGCGAATACCCGCTAACAATGCAGCGCGTACTTTGGCTTGAATTAGCGGATTTTGCAGGATAGTTGGGGAACCCGTGACCTGAATACGTGGGCCTAATGGGCTTACGACGTCAACGTAAATCGAGGCTAGAGAGCTAACAATCGTTTCGGATTCGAGATCGAAATGTGCCAGCTGTCGGTCTAGAACATTGATGCGGTCAGACAGCGTTTGCATGGCGGCATTGTTGCCAAACAGCTTGCGTTCTAACACCATCAGGCTCAGACAATAACGCGTTAACTCCGCGCCAGGCCCTTGGCGGTTGGCATTTAGCACGTTTAACAGCGTTTCGAGGCCTAACTTAAGATCGCGCTCATGATCGCCGAATACGGCCAGCGTTGATGGCGGGTTAGTTTGAAGAATACTGTTCAGCGACGTTCTCATTGCGGCGTTATCGCACTGGCCTTCATGTGCCAACTGTTGAACCAGTCGAGCTGATTGACAGATACCAGCTAATGCCAAGGTGATGTCGTAGTAGTTCTTCGCCACGGAGACTCCTGTATGCGCGGGCAAGGAAAAATTAACGCAGGTTTAGCAACCCGCGTAGAAATTCAAGCGCAGATCATGCCACAAAGCAGGGCTTAAACACAGAGGCAATCGAGTCCCTTGCTGATATTTGGCTGACGTCTGCTCGATTCCCACGCCGATGGGGCAAACTTTACTCGATAACCACTTTGTTTTTGCCGCTGTGCTTCGCCGTGTAAAGCGCATTATCGGCACGATTGAGCGCTTCCTCTATTGTTGCTGTTTTTCCATCAAACAGGCTAATACCAAATGAGGCCGTGACATGAATTTTTGGCCCATGTGAGAGGAAGAATTTACGGTTACTGATGGCTAACCGGATACGCTCACAGACGTGATATGCGCGGTTGAGATCGTCATAATTGATAATAAGCGCAAACTCTTCACCGCCAAAACGGGCCACAAAATCGCCTGAACGGGTGATCAAACGAATCAGCTCAGCCACTTCAATCAAAACCTGATCGCCCGCTAAGTGCCCATAGGTATCATTAACGGATTTGAAGTTATCAATATCGATCATCACTAAACAGCAGGGCGAACGCGACTTCGATAACGCCTGCATTTGTTGCTCGAGCGCCTGTCGGTTATGCACTTTCGTCATGGGATCAAGCAACGATGCTGCGCGAACTTTAAAGAAGGCATCGACGCTGCGGCGCTTGATGGACAGGGTTTGATAACAGACCAGTAAGCAAAGAAAAGAGACAACTTGGTAGATCAAAATATCGAGTACGTGATTTTTGGTATGCAAAAACGGTAGCACAATCACTATGCGATACAGCGTGATAAAAACGATCGTTTTGAGATAGGTGCGAAAGGTATTTCGCTCCCAGACTTTCGCGATGAGCACCGGAACCAGCATCACCGCCAGTAGCAGATTATCGAGAACGAAACCGCCGGTGGTCGCGAAGTTCACTAGCCATGCGGTAATCCCTGCAATACCGCCACCAAAGAAAGTGACTAACAGCATCGGTACAATTTCGAAGCTGTAGTAAATCTCATGGGTGAAGTACATTTTACTGCGCGTGAGATAGAGCGAGATGAGTCCCGCGATCACGCCAAATAAAATGCGGCGACTCAACGATGAATGTGAATTTAATGCGTTGTGTTTGCTAAGCACGAAATAGCTCACCGACAGCGATGCGTAGGTGACACAAGCATTTATGTAGAGAACATCGAGCGACTGTAACGGATTCATCGTTTATCTCTGATTAGTATTCGTCAGAATATTCTCAGTCTAGCACGCGACTTTCAACCGTAATTTAAGAAAGGATTTATTTATAACTGTCTGAATTTTGTAAATAAGAAAGCCGGAGAACAAATAATGTGCTCCGGCTTAAGTAAGCTGCTGAAAACTTAGTCAATGATGCGTTGTTCGATAACACCGCCGCCTAAGCAGACTTCGTCGATGTAAAACACCGCAGACTGCCCTGGCGTCACCGCAGCAACAGGTTCGTCGAAGCGAACTTCAATGCGTTCATCATCAATTGGCGTGACGGTACAAGCGATATCCGGCTGGCGATAGCGAGTTTTCACCACGCAGCGGAACGGTTCACGCACGGTTTTACGATCGACCCAATGCAGCTGCTGGGCAATTAAACCATTCGAGTACAGGCTTGGGTGGTCGTGGCCTTGAGCAACGAGCAACACGTTGTTTTCAAGATCTTTCTCGACTACGTACCAAGGATCTTCACCGCCGTCTTTAGTGCCGCCGATACCGAGCCCCTTACGCTGTCCGAGAGTGTGGTACATCAGGCCTTGATGCTGGCCGATCTCTTCACCGTCAACGGTCATGATTTTACCCGGCTGTGCAGGCAAATAACGGCCAAGGAAGTCACGGAATTTACGTTCACCGATAAAGCAGATGCCGGTTGAATCTTTCTTCTTCGCGGTAGCAAGCTCTAACTGTTCGGCGATTTTGCGAACTTCCGGCTTTTCGAGCTCACCCACCGGGAACAGGCTCTGTGCCACTTGCTCATGGCTCAGCGTATACAAGAAGTAACTCTGATCTTTGTTGGTATCAACGCCGCGCAACAGCTGCGTGGTGCCGTTAATATCACGGCGGCGCACGTAGTGGCCTGTTGCAATGTAGTCAGCGCCTAAGTCTTCGGCGGCGAACTCTAAGAATGCTTTGAATTTGATCTCTTTGTTACACAGGATATCAGGGTTAGGCGTTCGGCCTGCTTTGTATTCGGCTAAGAACAGCTCAAATACGTTATCCCAATATTCAGCCGCAAAGTTAACGGTATGCAGTTCGATACCTAACTTGTCGCAAACTGCCTGAGCGTCAGCCAGATCGGTCGCCGCTGAGCAGTACTCTTCATTGTCGTCCTCTTCCCAGTTCTTCATGAACAGGCCAGCAACCTGATATCCCTGTTGTTGTAATAGGTAGGCGGATACGGAGGAATCAACGCCGCCGGACATCCCGACGATCACTTTTTTCTGGCTGTTATCTGACATGAGACTCTCACAGTCTGAGTGGAACACAAATTTAAGGGGCGGATTTTAGCACGAAAGCAGGGCGTGGAAAAAGCACTGCGCCGTATTTTCTAGACGACTGGTCTAGCGGCGCAGGCTGAAGCGATGGGCATATCGAGAACAATGCCTATTTTACAGTTGAATACTGCCTGTAAACAGAACCTTACCGGTTGGCTGTCCGGTTGGAGAACCACCACGCGGCTCAAGGCTTATGGCCAATAGGCTGCCATTAATAATCGGTTTGCCTAATGCTGAAACGGCGCTCAATGCGGTATTGCTGATAATACCGAGTGAAATAGGCTTGCCACCTTTCGGTATCGCCCACAGTTCTAAGCTGCGGTCGCTAGGAATATTCAACCCACGCGGCGGTGTTAACGTTAACGCATGGCTGTCTGGATTTAAGCTAACCTGCCAGCGCATATTATTGTCTTGAGTGGCCAGTACCGCGACTTCAGACGGTGGGGCGTAGGGTTTCACCAATGTTCTCGGTAGCAGGACTAATAACAAGCAAGCGGCGGCTAGCACGACTGCGCCTATCCAACCATGGCGTTTAAACCAGTGAGATTTAATATGTGTGACGTTGTCACGTTCACCGTCTAGCTGGCGCACAATATTTTGCCAAACATGAGCTGGAGGCTGAATCGGTTGGTACAGATCGTCAAGCGGTGCCAGGCCATTTTGCCAACGTAGCACCTGAACTTGCAGCTCAGGCGTCTTTTCCAGCCAACGCTCAAACCGTGCTCGAGGCAAACCGCGAAGCGTGCCGAGCACGTATTCGCCAGCCAGTTGTTCGAGGTGTTCAGTGCGTGGGATCATAAGCCTAAGCATCCTTTAAGTTGTTCTAGGCCACGGCGTATCCAGCTTTTTATGGTCCCCAGCGGCTGGTGGAGAAAGGCGGAAACTTCGCCATGTGACAGCCCTTGATAATAAGCCAGTACCACGGTTTGCTGCTGATCGGAGGGCAGGCCAGCTAAGCACTCTTTTAGCCGCAGATTTTGCACGCTGTCTTGAATATGCTGTAGCGGATCGTCATTAATGCCGCTATCACTCATCACCGTGTCAAATTCATCATCGGTTGGTATTTCATAGCGCGCGCTGCCGCTACGCAAACCATCGATAGCGCGATTACGGACGATATGGGTCAACCAGGTTTGCGGGCTACTGAGTCCTGGCTGATAGGTTGCCGCTTTGTGCCAGATGGTAATAAAACTCTCTTGCAGAATATCCTGCGCCCATGTGGGATTACGTAAGATTTGCACGGCAACCGAATAAAGCCTCGGCGACGTTTGGCGATACAGATCTTCAAAGGCCGCTCGGTTTCCCCGAGCAGCCTCTTGGATTAGTCGTGTTAGAGGCTCAATATCGCCATTATTCATCGTTCTACCTTGTGCAGGATTAATCTACAGAATTCGCCTGCAGCAAGTATAGACGGCTTTATTTAGGAAGGAGCACCTTGTCAATGACATCGATGACACCGTTTTTCTGATGAACGTCATATGTGCTGATGTTTGCCACGCCGCCGTTCGCGTCTTGGATCTGAATATTGTGCGGACCGTTTTGTAAT harbors:
- a CDS encoding nucleoside permease, producing MQTVNNNNTKLSVMMFVEWFIWGAWFVPLWQYLNKLGFSPSEIAWSYSSTAIAAILSPVLVGVIADRYFAAQKVLGWLHLVGGTLMLLLAWQTQFSTFFPLLVVYALTYMPTVALTNSIAFANIRDTEKDFPRIRVLGTLGWIASGLVVGFMLPPLLGMDNVSDTNMPLIVTALASVLLGLYSFMLPNTPPKVGQRTDIKDLLGLNALSLLRDRSFAIFALCSFLFCMPLAFYYQFANGYLTQVGLENATGWMTLGQVSEIFAMLALPFLLKRYGIKKVLLLGFVTAGIRYVLFIYGGTADVLMYSMLFIGILLHGVSYDFYFVTGYIYVDKKAPAHMRTAAQGLITLICQGFGSFIGNWLGGRAMTAFQLPEAHNGMTFDWFTVWGVGAAMVFAVMLLFILFFREKNREITQVAIGN
- a CDS encoding ADP-ribosylglycohydrolase family protein, producing MNLHVSSQAEVTLQQRILGALYGQMLGDSLGMPSELWPRSRVRSHFGWIDRFLDGPQENNAACYFTAGQFTDDTSMALALADALVEANGKVVPELIARNVIRWVDSFDAFNKNILGPSSKVALREQKEGKPISSLENNGVTNGAAMRVSPLGCVLPSAPLRTFVDQVWEASSPTHKSDIAVAGAVVIAWAVSKAVEGASWDEIKMALPAVATYAQEFRPSTFSASLAARIELALSVVSGSDGIEDASERVYQLVGAGVSTIESVPAAIAMVDLAQGCPNQCAVLCANLGGDTDTIGAMATAICGALKGVNAIKPEWLSTLQQTNPIDMTRYSIAFEKFRAQWQDAK
- a CDS encoding PfkB family carbohydrate kinase, whose amino-acid sequence is MKPWLNQFLYQRKQAQPVMVLGASVMDVVADTDRIPEKGGDQPAFERGVHLGGCALNIALALHRLGVSCVPMLPIGEGMWADRLRAAMASKGIHSQLNVTGGDNGWCLALVEPDGERTFISFDGIENQWQAQWLAPLTPTSGFVSISGYQLSVPRGDVLLNWVNGLPKDVKVVVDFGPRLDRISPQIVQQLLRPGVILTLNEREAQILGMQKDGVEAFCQQLHQQTKELVVVRMGDAGCYYHQADDEKGWVDACLVNVVDTIGAGDSHCAGLLAGLACGLSAKDALTLANHIAAYVVSFRGGDCAPTTEELAEFF
- a CDS encoding helix-turn-helix domain-containing protein, translated to MNNHIDTQSRHITEADGNIFADLGFSDSQAQQLHAESLTQINAELEMKITLMVEITQWIASNNLKQSAAAEILNISRPRVSDVVNQKIEKFTIDSLVGMLSMTGKRARLVIE
- a CDS encoding type II toxin-antitoxin system RelE/ParE family toxin — protein: MQYGLEPRHWKPRNDLGSGVVEIRIDNDNNQYRIMYVATFAESVYVLHCFTKKTQKTSRIDNEIVMLRYKEITKERSLKHE
- a CDS encoding GntR family transcriptional regulator, with product MSAENSLQLLNKLQQDIAQTGSMPIYLRFNESLREAIDQGIVKPGDFLPSERAFTDALKISRITVRKALACLEQDDIIGRGRGFGTMVKNTPASPLAYSLATIKGFSGEVNLQGRTPGSVWIKRERVTASLNVAEKLNIPQNSSVFRLERIRTVDHSPVSVAISYVVENAIDDVEQIGNSLYDYLRSRQIQFGKLYSQISACLANNELREKLLIKEPSAMLVIRQTLLDHELRPLEYSINYCRGDMYEYSTED
- the purB gene encoding adenylosuccinate lyase — encoded protein: MELSSLTAVSPIDGRYGDKVTALRPIFSEYGLLKFRVQVEVRWLQKLAACAEIREVPPFDADANAFLDKIVAEFSEEDAQRIKTIERTTNHDVKAVEYFLKEKVAEVPALQAVSEFIHFACTSEDINNLSHALMLNTAREEVIKPQWRKIIDAIAGLSQEYRDIPLLSRTHGQPATPSTVGKEFANVAYRMERQFRQLGNVDILGKINGAVGNYNAHVVAYPEVDWHQFSEEFVTSLGIQWNPYTTQIEPHDYIAELFDCVARFNTILLDFDRDIWGYIALSHFKQKTIAGEIGSSTMPHKVNPIDFENSEGNLGLSNAVLGHLAAKLPVSRWQRDLTDSTVLRNLGVGLGYALIAYQSTLKGISKLEVNRDHLLDELDHNWEVLAEPIQTVMRRYGIEKPYEKLKELTRGKRVDAAGMQAFIDGLALPDDEKTRLKAMTPANYIGEAITLVDKLK
- the hflD gene encoding high frequency lysogenization protein HflD gives rise to the protein MAKNYYDITLALAGICQSARLVQQLAHEGQCDNAAMRTSLNSILQTNPPSTLAVFGDHERDLKLGLETLLNVLNANRQGPGAELTRYCLSLMVLERKLFGNNAAMQTLSDRINVLDRQLAHFDLESETIVSSLASIYVDVVSPLGPRIQVTGSPTILQNPLIQAKVRAALLAGIRSGILWQQVGGGRLQLMFSRNRLFQMAQNLLTHC
- a CDS encoding GGDEF domain-containing protein, which translates into the protein MNPLQSLDVLYINACVTYASLSVSYFVLSKHNALNSHSSLSRRILFGVIAGLISLYLTRSKMYFTHEIYYSFEIVPMLLVTFFGGGIAGITAWLVNFATTGGFVLDNLLLAVMLVPVLIAKVWERNTFRTYLKTIVFITLYRIVIVLPFLHTKNHVLDILIYQVVSFLCLLVCYQTLSIKRRSVDAFFKVRAASLLDPMTKVHNRQALEQQMQALSKSRSPCCLVMIDIDNFKSVNDTYGHLAGDQVLIEVAELIRLITRSGDFVARFGGEEFALIINYDDLNRAYHVCERIRLAISNRKFFLSHGPKIHVTASFGISLFDGKTATIEEALNRADNALYTAKHSGKNKVVIE
- the mnmA gene encoding tRNA 2-thiouridine(34) synthase MnmA; amino-acid sequence: MSDNSQKKVIVGMSGGVDSSVSAYLLQQQGYQVAGLFMKNWEEDDNEEYCSAATDLADAQAVCDKLGIELHTVNFAAEYWDNVFELFLAEYKAGRTPNPDILCNKEIKFKAFLEFAAEDLGADYIATGHYVRRRDINGTTQLLRGVDTNKDQSYFLYTLSHEQVAQSLFPVGELEKPEVRKIAEQLELATAKKKDSTGICFIGERKFRDFLGRYLPAQPGKIMTVDGEEIGQHQGLMYHTLGQRKGLGIGGTKDGGEDPWYVVEKDLENNVLLVAQGHDHPSLYSNGLIAQQLHWVDRKTVREPFRCVVKTRYRQPDIACTVTPIDDERIEVRFDEPVAAVTPGQSAVFYIDEVCLGGGVIEQRIID
- a CDS encoding anti-sigma factor — translated: MIPRTEHLEQLAGEYVLGTLRGLPRARFERWLEKTPELQVQVLRWQNGLAPLDDLYQPIQPPAHVWQNIVRQLDGERDNVTHIKSHWFKRHGWIGAVVLAAACLLLVLLPRTLVKPYAPPSEVAVLATQDNNMRWQVSLNPDSHALTLTPPRGLNIPSDRSLELWAIPKGGKPISLGIISNTALSAVSALGKPIINGSLLAISLEPRGGSPTGQPTGKVLFTGSIQL
- a CDS encoding RNA polymerase sigma factor — translated: MNNGDIEPLTRLIQEAARGNRAAFEDLYRQTSPRLYSVAVQILRNPTWAQDILQESFITIWHKAATYQPGLSSPQTWLTHIVRNRAIDGLRSGSARYEIPTDDEFDTVMSDSGINDDPLQHIQDSVQNLRLKECLAGLPSDQQQTVVLAYYQGLSHGEVSAFLHQPLGTIKSWIRRGLEQLKGCLGL